The genomic stretch CAATAAGGGGTAAAGAAATAAACTGGTTTCGAATTAGGGATTCATGAGATTCGAATTTAAGAtcttttacttacaagtgaagataaatatcaTTAAACTTAGTGGTACAAGACGGTATTCTAAATTACTCTAGTTTACAGAGagaaattcaaacttaaaacaaGGAAATGCACATGCTTCATGAGCAAACTGTCGTAATCCACGGTTGGGGTGACTTTAAAAAGCGGTAGTTGCACATGGTTGATCCAAAGTAGTGGGGAAAAGGCATTGTAGTGCTATTGGAGATGCATTTTGCTAGGTGAGTGATTGATGAACATGTTTCATTTGAGCTAGCTAGATCCAAGCAAAAACGGTCGATGTTCTTGAGACAGAGGATAGAGAGCACAAATGAACATATCCAAGAGAACGCTCATGTATGCGCAGTTATGtactctcttttcttttgtcaactTATGATCTTCCACTTCCTGCTGACGAAATTCTACATTACTGTTCTTGATCCATCTTACTTATAAATATCCAAACCAATTAAGGTAAGGCACCCCCATATCGATCATATTTATACAGTTTGATAGTTTCTGCTTGGAAGTAGGATAATCCTGCTCTTTCTGTTACTCTATAAATTAGTTATACATATatgcagatatatatatatatatatatatatatatgagagtaGCTTCATAGCAGGTATCCTGGCCATTCTACAGCAGAAAAAATGGGACAGAGACAATGTATTTAATATAAAGGGCCTCTTATACAGTTCACTGTTTCTCCCCTTTTTGGCTCAGAACACGAAGGTCCTATATACGGTAAATACATGGTTCTTGCGAGAGTCGTTATGTGAGGATGGTGAAGGTAAAAGATTCTCACATCAGTTAAAAGAGAAATTTTGCAAAGGCTTATAAAAGATTAGATTACTCTTCATATTGCTAATTGGATTTATGGTAGAACCCAAACTTTCTTCAATATCATTCCATTTTTGTATAATAAAACGAAAACCCTACTAAGAAAGGAACCATAGCTACATAAAACTGAGTAATGTCATATTGTAATTGATTTTCACATATGTATCATCTTTTTGTGTATGATTTGTGCATATATTTTTATGCAAAAAAAGCATACTACTTATCATGTTCCCTCTTCCCAGTAAATTGACTGACAAGCAAAGCAGGGGAAAGAAATTAGGGAAACTAACATAAACATCCGGATGCACTTGATATCCAACTCAAAACACCAAACATCCGGATGCATGTCAGATAGAGACCAGACGTTTAAAACGCATGTTAATTCAACTTCTCTTCACGAAACGACCCTGCAACGTACATATATGGAATTAATAACACGAAAATTAGTCATCTTAATTAGTTTCAAAACATATATAACACACTAGGTTTTAATGGGAGATTAAGAGTACCTTCATTCGGGGTCGTTTTTCGGCATTGAGTTTTCGGACTTGGTACCGGATCCGCTTCGAGTAGAGCCGATTACGCCTCTTTTCCTTATACCTCAACATACTGGTCTCTCTTTGCTCCATCTTCATTTTGAAGCTGCCATCCTCTTCCGGAACCCTCCATAAGTTCCCACCGGAACCCTAAACAAATTCCCATCCATTTCAAGTTACAACCAAACAAATGGAACTTCAacatcaaatttgtaaattgatcaaaaacaaacatttaattTGTGGCCAAGACAATGTAATTTTTTTGGGAGATTACTCAAAAATGTTATTCTGCACTTCTTataatgcaatttacttatatATTTACAGAATAGGATGAAATGATGAcattttttgaaatgtcaataaaacttcaagaataacaGAGGAAAATGATATCCGCATAatcttttgttgttgttttctaCACACCTTGTTTACATTTGTTCAATAATTCATCTAtgattttttcaataaaaactaaataaagaCATAAATGTGTAAGAGCAGAAGAATAATGAGTAAGGGAAGTGCTATCCACAAACTCATTTTTACCTCACATACatcatttgatattttttaattcattcaagcCGACAGTTGAAAGTTAAGAAAGGTacgtggaaaataaaaaaaatgtccaCCATAGCACAACCCATGTGTAATCTTTTCTCAGAACAAATTGTTGGGACACTGTCCCATAGCCCCAATTGGGCAGTGGGCAATGGGGTCCAAATTAAAATGCAGAAAGTAGTAGGGCCTTAGGTTAAAATACAATTGATTCCTTTCCTAACACCAACAAAGTGTCCCAATTCCACAACAATATCAAAAACTAAATTATGATGAAACCAAATTCCATTTGAAAGCACCCAATATTCATAGTTCAAATGAAATATCTTTGTGTCCATAGTCTAAGGACATGGAGATTCAAGCCGTTGAAAGGAGAAAGATAGATTTAAACCCTTGGTTTATGTAAAGTGAGTCAGTGAAATAAACTAACAAGGACCACAAAATTAATATGAGTAGTTCAAATCTTCGAATCCGTCGACTTTAGGAACAGAGATCTAGAGACGATCTCAATTTCATTTTATAGTTGACCTAATTTTGATTAACATATTTTAATCatacaaatattattaaaatgtttagtcatcatttcagatttctcAACTAACAAATTAAGaatggtgtattcaattgggaattcaagatattttaataaatttataaattcatgtatttttatggagtttaattgatttgtagagactccatataaaattttgattcaattccctcaaaatctcatagGGAGAGGTGAGATTTGTAGATGCTTAAAATGCACTATGAAATCTCTTCAATTCCCGAGTcaacctattttttttttctggttctAAGACCAGCAGCTCTGGCGGTTGACTAGCTTCTTTCAAATTGTTTCTCATTATTAAGAAAAGGTAACAGAGATAAAATACGAGCTTGTTTTATAGAAATAGTAATTAATCGTTGTTGTTTTAAGGTCAATCTATTCACCCGTCTAGATAAAAATTTTCCTTGTTCACTAATAAATCGACTAATTAACTCATGTTTCTATTCCTCAAgattttcaaattccttaaaatcaatttctaattgaatacacttggaatgttataaatttctttaaaattataattgaacACACCCACATTTCTaaagaatttaataaaatatcttaaaatcctaattaaatacaaattgaatttcaaagaatcacttaaaaccctaattgaatacccctaaattcattaaaagaaataaaacctCTCAAAACCGTTGATTTCTTCTAAACCTATGGGCTCACGAGACGTCCGCCAACATAATTGATTATTCACTTATAAGATATTTACttgataattaaaaaataattgtttatCACTACCGACATTTGCATCGTTAAACAAGGTCAATGCATTAATCAACGAAAAGAGCAAGAAGTTAAACAATTTTCTTACATTCGGAGTACTGCTGTTCTCATGGAGGTGAAAAAGCTGATGATCCTGGTGGTGCAGTAAGTCAGGTACGGTTTGTGGGGAATCTCCTCCATCAATGTAGAGTGGTCCCTTATCGGACCAAGCATTCAATATCTCCTCATAATCCAGCTTCAACGCCAACGACAACCCCTTTCCGCCGTTGCTCCGCCGTTGATGACCGACATTCCAACCGTAATCGCCGCCGCGTGTACCAGTAGTACTGGTCGTCGGACTAGTCAAGCAGTCCTCCTCCCTCTTCCCCTCCACCAACTCCGAGAAACACACCCACTTCTCCACGCTCGTCTCCTGCTCTCTGCTCCTCATCGCCGTCCGTACAATGTCACACTCTGTTTCTTCCCTGTACTCCTCCCGTCCCTTGTAGTAGGAAAAGGACTCTGCTTCCTCCAGATCGGATGACATTGTCGACGtcgtggcggtggcggtggtggttGTGAAGGTTAGGAGGCCGTTGAGTGTGGCGCCGCCGTCGGACTCGAACAACAAGGCCACGTTCTCGTCCTGCTGCATGTACCCTTTATCTTCAAAATCATTATTGACCCGAGTTTCCGGGTGCAGTGGGAAGAGGTTGAGCTGagggcggcggcggcggcggcggtggcgggctTTGGCCGTCCTTGATGTGATTTTGTTGGGTACTCTGTAACTTTGGCCGTCATCTTCGGACATGAGCTGGGATCGGAGACTTAAAAACTTGGGTTTTCTGGTTTTTGTTCTGGATTTCCGAGCCGCTAAATGTTTGATcaattcatcttcttcttcttcctccttattgATCATATCATCAATCATGGAGCTCCTCTGCACATGATCGTCGTGACCAGGAGCAGGAAGACtcttcttgttgcacatctCTCTCTCAAGTCTCTTGCTTTCTCTGTtcactgataaaaaaaaattgactaaATTAATGGAGAAAAGGTGAGCAAACTAAATGGGATAGTGTATTTTGGGGATGGGCAGAGGATTAGGAAGCAGAAGACCGCAGGTTTTGACCATTGGGAAAAGGTACTATTGATCATCAGTCTCGtagagatgatgatgatggtgatgcaTTTGCATTATGACACGTGGGAGGTGGTGATTGGGTGGAGGGGTGGATTGTGCCTTGTTATCCAGATTTCGTTTTGCTGTGGTAGATGAAggagtggagaaatttttagttgtgacggaatacggatggtacatcatgtgtttttatgtaagtgatggaaaattttaatttttaagttattaacattttaacagACATAacccactatttatataatgacacgtagtgtaccacctcgtgtgaccgttatactgaaaaatctcttgaaGGGATGATGGGATGATTAGCGAACTTTGATAATTCAACGATGATGGGTCGGGTTGTGTCAAATTTTGCCCCAATATGTGTAAATAGTAATTTTTCACTTTTACAGTTGCACTGCTATGGAGTGTTACAAGTTTTTCGGTGTGTGACATGTCAACACTTTCGTATAAGAAAACTTTTAATAGATCAGCTTAATTACATTATATGTAACAAAAAATTTGACATACAGATAGATAGATCACGTCACCTATGTGACTACACACTTAACATTGCGTATCCTATATTAGATATCACCGAGACCAACATGTTGGTCCACCAAATTGTGATGTAAGGACACTTATGGACCACCGTTTCTTACAACTTCTTTGTTCGTAGGGCAACTCTCACAAGCCAAGTAATATGTCCAGCAATTGGGTTTGACCTATAAAACTAACGTGATCAAGTTGATCTATTGAAATGTTTTCATATTGTACATTTATATAATAGCACATGAATTAATAAAACTAAATGATGAATAATTTCGGGGTCACATTACAATTTGTTTCCAATGCAAGATTGATAGATGGGGACCAAATGCTATCCATGATACCATATTGGATTCAATGGGAGACTATGTAGTGGTATTGCTAGTTGCTAGGCTCTTTCATGTGCCTTTGATCAATGCTATAGTCTGGTACTCATGGGATAGTTGTGCCTTCTGGCATCTGCCATCTCCAACTCCAAAGATCGATTTCATTTAAGCCCTTGCTAATATATCCATCATCTTTATAGGTATGAACTTCCATACGTTTTCCTCTACTTGTTTGGCATAACACGAGAAAGTGCTAAATTGGAGTTTTGAAGCTTTTAAAAATGAGTAAGATTTTATCAAAATGTTAATATGATTTAATCGTAAAATTTAGTTGCCGATTCTCTTCAAAAGCTTTTGCACCGAATTTTCACAAGAAGAAATATCACATCACCATCACAATCCAAAACCCTCGTACGATTCCGTTTCTCGATATTACCAAACTGAACGGTGCTGATTGGATCGTCAGGACAGTGTCGGTAGGAATGGGATTTCCATTTTGGTACTTTTGTTTGGGCTTGTGGTTTAAGCTCATACTTTTGTTTTATCTAACCCAAATATGTTAATTGTCATATTTCTTACATGTAAACTGAAGAAGTTAAAATTCtatcataaaaataatttgaatatAGAAAGTAATCTAACATATAATATAGGGAGTTTTATATCTTCACACGCCTCTTTATATGTGgagaattttcaaataaaacaTATGGACAAAATGAATTGGTGACATGAAACACATGTGGTCGTTAGGCTTCACAAATAGGCCAACCTATTCTAAAGCCATGAagaagcctttttttttttttttgaacaaaatgcTATGAAGAAGTTGAGTAGCCTAATCTCTTATAAGCACTTGCAAAGTTTCTCCTTTCACCGATGTgagactcttttaccttcacattctcACATAAACACGTTATTTAGAGCAAATGTGTAATTCTCTTAgtattcaaattgaatttctctCTTAAATTTAGATTAGATTAAAATTCGTCATTGCTTGGATTCAAGTAAGTGAGAATCCACTGGCCAAGTAGTCCATGaattgggttaaatttttattaatttctcttcttttagtTACTTCTTGATCATTAGTGGATTTGTTATGTTGGGCAATTGACAAACTTGAATTATATCACGGCAAGGTGGTATGATCAAGTTGGTTTATCGGTTGAGATTAATTAGGATGCGTTTAAAGTTGAATTTCCACAAATATTGCTAAAATAAAGTAGCTATGACAAACTTGAAGTACATCAAGTGGTGTCAAATTTAATTTGAGAAAGAAATATAGAACCTTGAAGGGGATCTTTCTGAGTAAGAAGTAGGAGTGCTCGCATAAATTAAACATGCAGTGACGAACAGAGTGTCATGACCATATCGGTTTAAAGCCATCAAAGCCATCATCAAGTTCAAACCGAGTAAAGACTTCTGAGTGGAAAATGAGTGTAGAAACAACCCTTAAAGCGACAGAAAAAAAGCAAATTGAAGTACGTAATAGTAATACCCAATGAGCTACATCTTCTATGACATGTGCTACAACATATTCTACAAAATTATCTTGCTTATATTCTACAAATTGTATTTTTCAGTACAAAATCTCTTATATTTCAAGTTTGAACACTCGAACAAACAATGATATAGAGCTTATCTAAACAAATGAATTCAAATACTTGTACATTAGACTCATCTCAAATCGTAGTTCCAATGTAGATGACGCCCTCTTGGAGCAGTTCATGGTTGGCCAAGAGGCCAAGAGTTATTGTCACATCTCGACTCGGGCTctaccacatcctgggctcgactccgtcgtagcacgatattgtctgctttggtcccagtgggtcacccatcctgagaatgcTTCCGTCGTAGCATGTACatgccaatgagctcccaaaaggcctcgtgttatatggaggtgggcatgtacatataaagcaTAGAGAATCCACTTCCCTAAatgatgtgggatctaacagtTGGACGCGCTCTAAAATCACCACATTAGAAAATGGTTGACGCCAAAAACCGAAACTAGGTTGAGGTacattcaattttaaaaatcgATTCTCTATAGTTGATTTATATGTTAAAATTAGATTACTTTCAAGAGTTCGCTTATCGGTACATGATTGAACCACACGTCCATATATGCTGTGGCTGCGTGAAGGATAAAGCCATTAGCCATGCACATTGTTGTTGCATTATTTTACATGCCTTGCCTATACTTTACAATTCTAGTGATGTAGCTTTTGAGCATGCATATGTTCAAACTTCTGGTTTTGGGTTCAATTCATAATCACCTTCCAGTATTTTGATGTTTCAACGTAATTAATTAGAACTTGATTTCAGGAATGCTTCAACTAGGTGAACACGCACTAGCTCCATCAAAGAGCAATGAAAAAGGGAAAACACAGTGTTTAACTAGCCTAAATCCGGAGAGCAGCTTCACAGCAGTTATCTTGCTCTACGGTTCATGCAGTGACCGCTCTATCACTTATGGAGCAGGATATGGTTGTGTTCTTGTATTGACTATTTTGTAACTTTTATTTGGCTCCAGAGTATTATATAGTCAATATGCGGTTACAAAACAGTTTACACGAGGACGCTATGGATTCAAATTCCCTTAACAAGGGGAATCTTATGTATATGGCTGAAATAATTGACCAATCTTGATAAGTACATATAGTTATACAGTAGTTACTTCTGCTGGTCAAAATATTGTTCCGCAGTCAGGGGAGAAAAGAAGCATATGCTGGTATGCATTGCATGAAATTTAATCGTGATTCATGTCATTTTTTCTAAACAGACATGCACTTGATATGTCgttgaaaaagggaaaaaaaatcatacatTTGAGatgatttctttattttttattacgtAAAAAATGAACTTAGATTAGACTTAATTACGGCTCCATTTCTTCCTCATTGCGAAAAGGACGGATACATGGTCAAAATTTGCCATCATGTGGTAAGTAGGAGGGAAGAAAATGTGTTCCATTCCTACTCCCTCCAGTCCCGTAATAAAATCTTCGTGATGGGAAATTCGTATTGCTTTCGCCAATGATGAAGGTAACTTTTGCATAATGCTTACCAACCTACCAACAATCAAAGTTGCTTTCTATTGTAGATGACGTTTTACCGTAGTGGCGGAAAATGATGATGCTTATGCACTTTGATGCAGTTTCGAGCCCACCAATCCCCTTTCccctaacaactaacaatttaacccgCTAAGGCTAtcgtttgtgaaaaaaaaaaagtaatttttaaACAAACTGACCAAAGTTAATGAAAGAACGTCAAATAAGGTCATGTACGTTGCTCTTCATTTTCTAATCCCTGCATGAATCTGATCACATGTCCTAGTCTTATGgttgagagattttttattgCGCCTGAATGTCATCACATGGTATTTATATTAACTCTACAACTCACTCATATTATAACGTTTACGTGGACTAAAACATGACGTGAGTacacactaattttttttttttttttcagtttagtTGGTTCATAAATTTTCTTAATTAGCTCTAAATATACAGTAAGATTAAAGAACAATAGGATTAATTAATCAGTAGTACTCTTATCATAGTTCATGCCTGATCCCTCATAGTTCACTAATAATTAATGACATCACATAAAATAATCATCGATATGTATCATTTTCATGATGATCTACCAATGGTGAAACAGAAGGAAATAAAAGTAAACAATCATAAAAAGGGGGCAGTTATTTTTTGTGCGTCTCTGGAATATATTGACACACAAAAGTCAATAATTTGACTCGGTCGGTTTGAAACATCCAGGGTTCCCTTGTTAACGGTTTACAACGAGCAGATAAGCAACCTGAAATTACGATCAGGAGGACCCACATTCTTATATTAATCACGCCATCACTCTCGGCTTTAACTCCGTTATAAACCCACTCAGCTCTCATCCATTGCCCATCACACCACCACCTCGATCCCCTTAAACTTCACTTTTACCTCTTACTCTCTCCCTGCAAATCAAGTGAGAGCTGCAGGGAAAAATGGCTCAGCTCTCACTTTTGCTTACAATTTTTCTCATAACTTCTTTAAGTGCATCTTTTGTATCCTCTTCACAAGTTCAAGACCCTGAACGAGTAGTAGAGGAGGTCCATAGGTAAATGATACAGACGTTTCCTTACCTTTGAAGTAATTATCTATATGCTTAATTCGTTGATTTATATTTATGCAAGTACATAAATTAATGTTTTGTATtgttgtgtgtgtatatatataggagCATCAATGCCTCCAGGAGGAACTTGGCCTACTTGTCTTGTGGAACTGGCAACCCAATTGATGATTGCTGGAGGTGTGATCCCAACTGGGAAAGAAACCGCCAGCGCTTTGCCGACTGTGCCATTGGCTTCGGCAAGGACGCCATCGGAGGAAGAAACGGTCGAATCTACGTCGTCACCGACTCCGGCGACGACGACCCAGTAAACCCTAAGCCAGGGACCCTAAGACACGCAGTGATCCAGGACGAGCCGTTGTGGATCATATTCAAAAGGGACATGGTGGTTCAGTTAAAACAAGAGCTAGTTATGAACTCGTTCAAGACCATCGACGGCAGAGGTGCGAGCGTCCACATTGCTGGAGGGCCATGCATCACCATACATTACGCTACCAACATCATCATCCATGGCATCCACATACACGACTGCAAACCGGCGGGGAATGGGAACATAAGAAACTCGCCGGAGCACTCGGGGTGGTGGACGGTGTCGGACGGTGACGGTGTATCCATTTTTAATGGGCAGCATATATGGGTGGACCATTGCTCGCTGTCGAATTGCCATGATGGACTCATTGATGCCATACATGGATCCACGGCCATCACCATATCGAATAACTACATGACTCATCATGATAAGGTCATGCTTTTGGGACATAGTGATTCGTATACACAAGACAAGAACATGCAAGTCACTATTGCCTTTAATCATTTTGGAGAAGGCCTTGTCCAAAGAATGCCAAGGTATGGTTTGGAACATGATTTTCCCACGTTCGTTTTCTATTTTTCACACACTCATGTTTAATTCttgtcagtttttttttcattgatttaGAAAACCACATAAATACGAAGGTGTACATGGATAAAATACGCATTTACGCATGCGAAATCACTTCCCTTTATAATTAATGTGTAACTTTTTCAAactcaacttaaatttaaaaaaataaaaaataaaaaataaaaaaaacttttattcTCCACTCCTGTGAAATGATATAAAACAAAATGATGAAAACTAAGACATACTGAAAATTGCAGGTGTAGACATGGATATTTTCATGTGGTAAACAATGACTACACACACTGGGAAATGTACGCAATAGGAGGGAGTGCTTCCCCAACTATCCTCAGCCAAGGCAATAGGTTTCTTGCACCGGATAGACGTTTTGATAAAGAGGTAGTTGCAATTGCATTTCCTAAATTTACAACTACTAACTATGAATAGTGCTATTTTTACCACAGTTATTACTCCCCACAAGTCATCGTACGTATGTAAATATGAGGAGCGCTAGTTAGTTATCGATGCATGGAAAATATTAATATACTATGTGATGAACGCAGGTGACTAAACATGAGGATGCACCAGAAAGTGAGTGGAGGAAGTGGAACTGGAGGTCAGAGGGGGATATGCTGTTGAACGGGGCTTTTTTCAGGCAATCAGGAGCAGGAGCCTCTTCAAGCTATGCCAGGGCTTCCAGCCTCAGTGCAAGGCCTTCTTCTCTTGTGGGTTCCATCACCACCGCCGCCGGTGCCCTTAACTGCAGGAGGGGATCCCGCtgctaattttaattaaataaaacaaaggaCTCAAAAGATTATACATCGATCAATGAGTCTATTAATGTTGGCGGTTGACCTATGTTATTTCCAagctttaattttcttaaattctAAATATGCAACCTCTGCCTTTAGCTTAAATTAATTAGAACCTTAACTATATGTTGAGATGCCACTGCAGAGTGTTGACTATTTGTACGAAAATTAAAGCAGAAGTGTTGACTAGTACTGTTTTGTGTTACTTTCCATCATGCCCTGTCACCTATTGGGAGAAATCTTTACTTTCATAATCATACTACATCATCCATTCAACCAAAGACACACATAGGGACACgtctgaatttgtatctcacaCGGCCCCTTTCTTGCGAACTCGGAAGTAAGAACGTTCCTTATATGTCTTTGGTTAGACAGATGACCTTAAATGATCTGATCCTGCTTTTTGCATATAGTCACAGGCAAAAGATTAAGCAAAAAACTTGGATTTAAATGAATGATTAATAACTATTTGTACGAAAATAAGGTATAAAACATCATCGGTAACGTGGAAATTAAGAACAATCCACAGTGTGTGAAAGGTGTTTGGATGAAGGGAAAATTTTGCAGCATGCGGAAAGCAATAACACGATCCTTTTCCCCGTCAATTGTGTAAAAAGTAGGGTCGGGCCGGGATCGGGTGAGTCTAATTTGTCCAACGAGTCTGCAGTCCATAATTGCCATCCTCTCCACGAGCGTGGATTC from Pyrus communis chromosome 7, drPyrComm1.1, whole genome shotgun sequence encodes the following:
- the LOC137740103 gene encoding uncharacterized protein, with the protein product MCNKKSLPAPGHDDHVQRSSMIDDMINKEEEEEDELIKHLAARKSRTKTRKPKFLSLRSQLMSEDDGQSYRVPNKITSRTAKARHRRRRRRPQLNLFPLHPETRVNNDFEDKGYMQQDENVALLFESDGGATLNGLLTFTTTTATATTSTMSSDLEEAESFSYYKGREEYREETECDIVRTAMRSREQETSVEKWVCFSELVEGKREEDCLTSPTTSTTGTRGGDYGWNVGHQRRSNGGKGLSLALKLDYEEILNAWSDKGPLYIDGGDSPQTVPDLLHHQDHQLFHLHENSSTPNGSGGNLWRVPEEDGSFKMKMEQRETSMLRYKEKRRNRLYSKRIRYQVRKLNAEKRPRMKGRFVKRS
- the LOC137740165 gene encoding pectate lyase-like, which produces MAQLSLLLTIFLITSLSASFVSSSQVQDPERVVEEVHRSINASRRNLAYLSCGTGNPIDDCWRCDPNWERNRQRFADCAIGFGKDAIGGRNGRIYVVTDSGDDDPVNPKPGTLRHAVIQDEPLWIIFKRDMVVQLKQELVMNSFKTIDGRGASVHIAGGPCITIHYATNIIIHGIHIHDCKPAGNGNIRNSPEHSGWWTVSDGDGVSIFNGQHIWVDHCSLSNCHDGLIDAIHGSTAITISNNYMTHHDKVMLLGHSDSYTQDKNMQVTIAFNHFGEGLVQRMPRCRHGYFHVVNNDYTHWEMYAIGGSASPTILSQGNRFLAPDRRFDKEVTKHEDAPESEWRKWNWRSEGDMLLNGAFFRQSGAGASSSYARASSLSARPSSLVGSITTAAGALNCRRGSRC